The sequence CGTCGAGGTAGACCGAGGCGAAAGGAAAGAAGCCGAGGACGACGGGAGTGGGGAAGTCGGAGGGCTGCGAAGTAGCGAAGAGTCCGGGGAACGAGAGGCGCAAGGACCCGGAGGAGCGAAGGCGGCCCGCGTCGGTACGAGCCTTGTGAGGGAGACATGGACGGAGCGAAGACTTCGGCGAACGTGTCAACGGGACTGACAAGGGTAAGGGAGAGAGCGCGCCGTGATCCGCACGGCAAGATGCTCTCGCTGAGCCACCACCGGGAACTGGGGTCAGGACCCTTCACTTGTCACATGCTATCGGTCTGTGGCGCCGCTATATGACATATGATGGGTCTTGACCCCTTCTGACCCCTGACCCCTTGACCCCTTCTGACCCCTTCTCCTCTGCCGATCCCCGAGCAGCACGCAGCGCTCACGCGCCGCATTCTGGGCCACTTCCACTACTTCGGGGTCAACGGCAACGCGAAGGCGTTGCGGACGATCCTGGTCAGGGTGGAGTGGGTATGGATCAGATGGCTCAGACGCCGGAGCCAGCGGACGCGGATGACCTGGGAACGCTTCAACCGGATGCTCCGCGAGATACCGCTCCCGAAGGTCAGGGTCTACAGGAACCTGTGGGCCGCTCCATGAGACGTACCGACAGAAGAGCCGGATGGTGGCGGCGGCGGTCGCCGTGCGGCGCCCGCTCGGCCCTGTCGGCGGCCTCTCGCGGCTCTGCACGCTCATTGGGTCGTGTTTCGCCGTCGTGATCACCACGCTCGACGCCGACGACTCTCCGATTCGGAGATTGATACCGACACTCGCTTGAGGAATGGGATGTCTTGAAATCGGTTTCGGGCAACAGGTCCATGGGTCCTGACCCCATTCTCCTGTGTCGGGCGGGAGGGCTGCGCCAAGACCCTGGCCATGTCGATCGACGCTGGGGAGCGGGCCGCGCTCGAGGCGTCGGCGGCGGCGCTGCGCAAGGTCTACGCCGACATCGGCGGCCCGAAGGGGTGAGGGGGCTGGCCCCGCTCAGTCGTGCAGGGTCCGGCGCGCGTGCTCGAGGTCGCCGTCGCGCTTGCGCAGCTCTGCCGTCGTATTGCGGAACCGGCGCACGACCACCGGCAGCATGGACGCGGCGATCGACGGCCGCTCCTTGAGCAGCCCCTGCATGCTCCACTGCGTGAGCACGAGCGCCATGACGTCGCCCACGGCGCGGATCGACGCCGTCCGCTCGTCCCCGTCGATGATCGCCATCTCGCCGACCACCGCGCCCTGGCCGAGCTCCGCCAGCACGACGGCCTCGCCGTCCGCCATCTCGTTCTCCACGCGGATCTTCCCGGAGACTATCAGGAACGCCGCGACGCCGCGCTCGCCCTGGCGGCAGAGGTACTCGCCGTCCCCGTAGGTCGCCTCGCCGCACGACTTGGCCACCGCCTTGAGATCCCGCTGCCCGAGCCCCGCGAAGATCTCGACCCGCGACAGGAAGTCGCGCCGCACCTTCCAATGCATCGTCACCTCCCTCTGCCGATCAGCTCGCGCGCCGCCGCCCGGATCTTGGCCGTCACCCGTTCGCCTCCGAGCATCTGCGCGATCTCCTCGACCCGTTCCTCCGCCCCGAGGCGCCCGACGCGCGTCACGGTGCGCCCGCCGCCCTCCTCCTTGGACACGCGGAAGTGCGCGTCGCACATCGCCGCGATCTGCGGCAGGTGCGTGACGCAGATCACCTGGTGGTGGGCCGCGACGTCGCGCAGCTTGCGGCCGACGGAGGTCGCGACGGCGCCCCCGACGCCCGCGTCCACCTCGTCGAAGACGTACGTCCCGACCGGTCCGAGCCCCGCGAGCACCCGGCGCACGGCGAGCATCACCCGCGAGAGCTCCCCGCCGGACGCCACCTTGCGCAGCGGGTGCGCGCCCTCGCCGGGGTTCAGATCGACGTACAGCTCAAGGGCGTCCGCGCCGTCCGGCCCGGGATCGCCC comes from Pseudomonadota bacterium and encodes:
- a CDS encoding cyclic nucleotide-binding domain-containing protein, with translation MHWKVRRDFLSRVEIFAGLGQRDLKAVAKSCGEATYGDGEYLCRQGERGVAAFLIVSGKIRVENEMADGEAVVLAELGQGAVVGEMAIIDGDERTASIRAVGDVMALVLTQWSMQGLLKERPSIAASMLPVVVRRFRNTTAELRKRDGDLEHARRTLHD